A single window of Topomyia yanbarensis strain Yona2022 unplaced genomic scaffold, ASM3024719v1 HiC_scaffold_45, whole genome shotgun sequence DNA harbors:
- the LOC131695577 gene encoding probable NADH dehydrogenase [ubiquinone] 1 alpha subcomplex subunit 12: MSNYVGLNKLGKLFTYIRENGGIFASLSKLYRMDEMKTGRLVGQDKYGNKYFEDPSQFYGRNRWVEYAPHFYMEYDASQIPADWYGWMHYKSDLPPNRDGSRVHYAWMTDHSANLSGTKKAYMPYSTTRPKVEAWDPKKPAAKPE, encoded by the exons ATGTCGAACTATGTTGGACTAAACAAACTGGGTAAGTTATTCACGTACATCCGAGAAAATGGTGGAATCTTTGCGAGTTTGAGTAAATTGTACAG AATGGATGAGATGAAAACCGGCAGATTGGTGGGACAGGACAAATATGGTAACAAGTATTTTGAAGATCCATCGCAGTTCTATGGCAGGAATCGATGGGTTGAATATGCACCCCATTTTTACATGGAATACGATGCTTCCCAGATTCCGGCAGACTGGTACGGTTGGATGCATTACAAG TCGGATCTTCCCCCAAACCGCGATGGATCGCGCGTTCATTATGCCTGGATGACGGACCACAGCGCAAATCTTTCTGGAACAAAAA AAGCTTACATGCCCTATTCGACAACTCGTCCAAAGGTTGAAGCTTGGGATCCGAAAAAGCCGGCGGCCAAGCCTGAGTAA
- the LOC131695574 gene encoding thioester-containing protein 1 allele R1-like → NAGFTVISNAQMDPIVMENYAASPAVRFGDDESEISTPHIRRDFPETWLWMDMASTDINGTLTVTGVVPDSITNWQISAFSISPDHGLGIIDRPLSLNVLKQFFITMNLAYAIMKTEVAEVEIFVYNYFNQSQESKVTLFNQREQFQFYNEQNESSSALEQSQNISIPANSVRKVKFLLKPTTTGNLLIYVTAEATTAKDAIQQTLRVTPGGLQYYRNIPRFIEVESSTQSFNDLKLIIPRVATSGSENITFSVEGILLGAALTNLGNLIRLPTGCGEQNMLNLVPSVIALEYMSNTGTLNDAIKKKAIDYLQKGYQNQLNYKLPDGSFSVFGKSDGRGSVFLTAFVAKTLRIAEKHITVDTDVVNSAYEWLKKQQESDGKFVEHGKVHHRTIQGGLSGNVALTAYTLIAFLEHKNLAQRYKSVVDKGASFISDQVPKLSKPYELALASYVLQLAMHPQRNIPLDKLLEHSKVDADLTKRWWDSGTTSIETAAYALLTYINRGMYVDAKPIMEWLVSQRYDKGGFDNTQNTFLGLQALSEYSQKLSSSRNNYEITISYDDDQRQIVQVDAESSLRSQYLTLPSSVRNVNVAITGTGTGVFQIAYQYNVVAADSEPRFEIINTVRKGGSADTIELKVCSRFKPKNQFEVTNMVLMEILFPSGYVVADKTRKQLKTVKEVRKVETKREDTMLVLYFDSLPIEKSICVDIFGLRKAIVLGQISGWIKVYDYYDPTREAIEYFNGKIVNPESEP, encoded by the exons AATGCTGGATTTACTGTTATATCTAATGCGCAGATGGACCCCATAGTAATGGAAAATTACGCAGCTTCTCCTGCTGTGCGTTTTGGTGACGATGAATCGGAAATCAGCACTCCGCACATTCGCCGAGATTTTCCCGAAACCTGGCTCTGGATGGATATGGCTAGCACAGA CATCAACGGAACCTTAACAGTGACTGGCGTCGTCCCTGACAGTATCACCAATTGGCAAATTAGTGCATTTTCGATCAGCCCCGATCACGGCCTTGGTATCATCGATCGTCCGTTATCACTGAACGTTTTGAAACAATTCTTCATCACCATGAATCTGGCATATGCCATTATGAAAACTGAGGTGGCTGAGGTGGAAATTTTCGTATATAACTATTTCAATCAATCTCAGGAGAGTAAGGTTACTTTATTCAACCAACGGGAGCAATTCCAGTTCTACAACGAGCAGAATGAGTCTAGTA GTGCCTTGGAACAATCCCAGAATATTTCCATCCCCGCCAACAGTGTTCGGAAGGTAAAATTCCTACTCAAACCGACGACAACCGGTAACTTACTGATATACGTAACAGCGGAGGCTACTACAGCCAAAGATGCCATTCAACAAACTCTTCGAGTAACTCCAGGTGGGCTGCAGTACTACCGAAACATACCAAGATTCATCGAAGTCGAAAGCTCGACACAGAGTTTCAACGATCTGAAACTCATAATTCCTCGAGTGGCAACATCCGGCTCGGAGAACATCACTTTTTCGGTGGAAGGTATCCTACTGGGAGCAGCACTGACAAATTTAGGGAACTTGATCCGTCTCCCAACCGGTTGTGGTGAGCAAAATATGCTGAATCTTGTACCGAGTGTCATAGCCTTAGAATACATGAGCAATACGGGGACTCTCAACGATGCTATCAAGAAAAAAGCTATAGACTATCTACAGAAAGGCTACCAGAATCAACTGAATTACAAACTACCGGATGGGTCGTTCAGTGTGTTTGGCAAATCAGACGGACGGGGCAGTGTATTTTTAACAGCGTTTGTCGCGAAAACGCTTCGTATTGCAGAGAAACATATTACAGTCGACACCGACGTCGTGAATAGTGCATACGAATGGTTGAAGAAACAGCAGGAATCTGATGGAAAATTCGTCGAACACGGTAAAGTTCATCATCGTACCATTCAAGGTGGCTTGAGCGGTAACGTAGCGCTGACAGCTTACACGCTGATTGCTTTTTTGGAACATAAGAATCTCGCGCAACGTTACAAATCTGTTGTCGATAAAGGAGCCTCGTttataagtgatcaagttccaaaATTAAGTAAACCCTATGAACTGGCATTAGCGTCGTATGTTCTTCAGTTAGCCATGCATCCACAGAGAAATATTCCACTCGATAAACTTCTGGAGCACTCGAAAGTTGATGCCGATTTGACAAAACGCTGGTGGGATAGTGGAACCACTAGTATCGAGACAGCTGCTTATGCTCTGCTAACCTACATAAATCGCGGGATGTACGTAGATGCCAAACCCATCATGGAGTGGTTAGTTTCGCAACGATACGACAAAGGCGGTTTCGATAATACTCAAAACACGTTTCTGGGACTTCAAGCACTCTCCGAATACTCCCAGAAGTTGTCTAGCTCTCGAAATAATTACGAAATAACTATTTCCTATGACGATGATCAACGGCAAATCGTTCAAGTAGACGCCGAATCCTCATTGAGAAGTCAATATCTGACTTTACCCTCGAGTGTGCGAAATGTCAACGTGGCGATCACAGGAACCGGAACTGGAGTGTTTCAGATAGCATATCAGTACAATGTGGTTGCAGCGGACAGTGAACCTCGATTCGAAATAATCAACACGGTCAGAAAGGGTGGTTCCGCTGATACTATCGAACTGAAAGTTTGTTCCCGATTCAAGCCGAAAAATCAGTTCGAGGTGACGAATATGGTACTGATGGAGATACTGTTTCCTAGCGGATATGTGGTCGCTGACAAAACGCGGAAACAGCTTAAGACCGTCAAAGAAGTACGG AAAGTTGAAACCAAACGGGAAGACACAATGCTTGTTTTGTACTTCGACTCGCTACCGATAGAAAAATCAATCTGCGTTGACATTTTTGGTTTGCGGAAGGCCATCGTTCTGGGGCAAATATCTGGCTGGATAAAAGTTTACGATTATTATGATCCCA cTCGAGAGGCTATCGAATATTTCAACGGAAAAATCGTCAATCCAGAGTCGGAACCTTGA
- the LOC131695575 gene encoding cryptochrome-1-like, whose amino-acid sequence MASKQTVIHWFRKGLRVHDNPALATAVQRISDAPADLVLRPVFILDPAIRKWLRIGANRWRFLQQSLEDLDKSLRKINSRLYVVRGDPTKVFPLLFQEWNACLLTYEYDIEPYAVKRDAMVQKFANEYHVEVLVEKSHTIFDPNEILSKNGGKVPLTYQKYGSLASTCKQPNPVNVPCKLPGGCHPKQDKSERKDSQCYDVPDLEALGVQQSELGECKFPGGETEGLRRLREYMKRKTWVCSFEKPKTSPNSLEPSTTVLSPYLKFGCLSSRLFMSELNKVLKGQKHSQPPVSLVGQLMWREFYYCAAAAEPNFDKMVGNKICLQIPWITNKVHLEAWTYGRTGYPFIDAIMRQLRQEGWIHHLARHAVACFLTRGDLWISWEEGQRVFEELLLDADWALNAGNWMWLSASAFFHQYFRVYSPVAFGKKTDPEGRYIRKYVPELAKFPPGIIYEPWKASPETQAKLRCVIGKDYPNRIVIHEEISKQNIRKMTEAYRRGKEVTGNDEKEAKPSTSKRQPDKSPELPPKKMKRENTIDRFLKR is encoded by the exons ATGGCCTCAAAACAAACTGTTATTCACTGGTTTCGGAAAGGACTCCGTGTACATGACAATCCAGCCCTTGCAACCGCCGTCCAACGCATTTCCGATGCCCCAGCAGACCTAGTGCTTCGACCAGTATTTATTCTCGATCCAGCTATCCGCAAGTGGCTCAGAATAGGCGCAAACCGATGGCGATTCTTGCAGCAATCACTAGAGGATTTAGATAAAAGTCTCCGGAAGATTAATAGCAG ATTGTACGTTGTCAGAGGAGATCCTACCAAAGTTTTTCCACTACTATTCCAAGAGTGGAACGCTTGTTTGCTTACCTACGAGTATGATATAGAACCCTATGCAGTTAAGCGAGATGCGATGGTACAGAAATTCGCAAATGAATATCACGTTGAAGTGTTGGTAGAAAAATCTCATACCATTTTTGACCCAAACGAAATTCTGAGCAAAAACGGAGGAAAAGTGCCATTGACCTACCAGAAATACGGTAGCCTAGCATCAACGTGTAAACAGCCGAACCCAGTGAACGTTCCTTGCAAATTGCCCGGCGGATGCCACCCAAAACAGGATAAATCGGAAAGAAAAGATTCACAATGCTATGATGTTCCAGATCTGGAAGCGTTGGGTGTACAACAGAGCGAATTGGGTGAATGTAAGTTTCCCGGTGGAGAGACGGAAGGTCTTAGGCGTCTTCGAGAGTATATGAAACGGAAAACATGGGTTTGCTCGTTTGAGAAACCGAAAACTTCTCCCAACTCTCTCGAACCAAGCACAACGGTACTTAGTCCGTATTTAAAATTTGGCTGCCTAAGTTCCAGACTATTCATGAGCGAGCTGAACAAAGTTTTGAAAGGCCAAAAGCATTCTCAACCGCCGGTGTCACTGGTAGGACAGTTGATGTGGCGTGAATTTTACTATTGTGCTGCAGCAGCCGAACCAAATTTTGACAAAATGGTCGGAAATAAAATTTGCCTTCAAATTCCTTGGATAACCAACAAAGTTCACTTGGAAGCTTGGACCTATGGGCGGACAGGTTATCCTTTTATCGATGCTATAATGCGTCAACTGCGTCAAGAAGGATGGATCCATCATCTGGCCCGCCACGCAGTGGCTTGCTTTCTGACGCGGGGAGACTTGTGGATTTCTTGGGAGGAAGGGCAACGAGTTTTTGAAGAACTTTTACTAGATGCCGATTGGGCTTTGAACGCCGGTAATTGGATGTGGCTTTCGGCGTCCGCCTTTTTCCATCAGTATTTTCGTGTGTACAGTCCGGTGGCGTTCGGCAAAAAGACCGACCCGGAGGGTCGATATATTAGGAAGTACGTTCCCGAGTTAGCTAAATTTCCTCCAGGAATTATTTACGAACCCTGGAAGGCAAGCCCGGAAACACAAGCAAAGCTGCGATGTGTTATCGGAAAAGATTACCCGAATCGAATAGTAATTCACGAAGAGATTTCCAAGCAAAATATTCGGAAAATGACGGAGGCGTATCGGCGCGGTAAGGAAGTAACAGGTAATGACGAAAAAGAAGCAAAACCATCCACAAGCAAGCGTCAACCAGACAAATCACCAGAATTGCCtccgaaaaaaatgaaacgtgAAAACACAATAGACAGATTTTTGAAAAGGTAG
- the LOC131695578 gene encoding serine/threonine-protein phosphatase 2A activator-like gives MASPDGSPKFAYKLPEKLIKNAMDMARWEQSEAYYDLLGFISTMCVALQATKQSQSVEINPVIQKLIDALKRLEQLAIETPPVDQPARFGNVAYKTWFQKMQNESLDLITGALPDNLKDAAPELNLYFVESFGNATRIDYGTGHELSFLMFLMCLFKIEAIDRKDEVAVGLRLFHQYLNFVRKLQVTYRMEPAGSHGVWSLDDFQFVPFIWGSAQLAVNSPIDPAKFVEDETIDEYRKEFLFIGCIDYIRQVKTGHFAEHSNQLWSISAVPSWAKISTGLIKMYQKEVLSKFPVIQHVYFGSILTLNPVKPGTKLPNPRLGQLPRQMGPPAPPKFAPE, from the exons ATGGCTTCGCCAG ATGGGTCACCGAAATTCGCCTACAAACTTCCGGagaaactaattaaaaatgcaatGGATATGGCTAGGTGGGAGCAGTCAGAGGCCTATTACGATCTTTTGGGTTTCATCAGCACCATGTGTGTGGCTCTGCAGGCCACTAAGCAAAGCCAATCGGTGGAAATAAATCCAGTTATACAGAAGTTAATAGATGCATTAAAGCGGCTGGAACAATTAGCAATTGAAACCCCACCGGTAGATCAACCAGCAAGGTTTGGCAATGTCGCCTACAAGACCTGGTTCCAGAAGATGCAAAACGAGAGTTTGGATCTCATCACTGGTGCCCTGCCGGATAATCTCAAGGATGCCGCTCCGGAGCTCAATTTATACTTTGTGGAGTCATTTGGCAATGCAACCAGGATTGATTACGGGACTGGGCACGAACTTTCGTTCTTAATGTTTCTGATGTGTCTTTTTAAAATTGAGGCCATTGATCGAAAGGATGAAGTCGCCGTTGGTTTGCGCCTATTTCATCAGTACCTGAATTTCGTGCGAAAGTTACAGGTAACATACCGAATGGAACCAGCTGGAAGTCATGGCGTGTGGAGTCTCGATGATTTTCAGTTCGTCCCATTCATTTGGGGTAGTGCTCAGCTAGCCGTCAATAGTCCCATCGATCCAgcgaagtttgtcgaagacgAAACAATTGATGAGTATCGGAAGGAGTTTCTTTTCATTGGATGTATTGACTACATCAGGCAGGTCAAAACTGGACATTTTGCTGAACACTCGAATCAGCTGTGGAGCATAAGTGCTGTACCGTCGTGGGCAAAAATTAGCACTGGGCTTATTAAGATGTACCAAAAGGAGGTACTCTCAAAGTTTCCTGTTATTCAGCACGTTTATTTTGGTTCGATTCTTACCTTGAATCCTGTGAAGCCAGGTACGAAGCTACCGAATCCTCGGTTGGGCCAGTTACCGCGGCAAATGGGACCACCGGCTCCGCCCAAGTTTGCACCGGAATAA